One part of the Marinobacterium rhizophilum genome encodes these proteins:
- a CDS encoding LysR substrate-binding domain-containing protein, which translates to MKNLPTDLLRTFVTINDLGGFTQAGEVLGRSQPAVSLQVKRLEELVAVQLFNRAQGLRLTEEGQMLYGYARKILDLNDTAVSRLMTPAVSGSVRLGIPNDFEVSFLPMTLSKFSRAYPNVMLDVSSDLSVNLRRDYLRGAYDLVMSMDEHPSSQIPADEAIVEPLAWVSSPGFRLDAAEPVPLVLYPKGCVYRHHVTEALNEAGIAWRILYCTSSLLGIQSAIEAGLGVSALASNTVPGVLRADKTLGHLPSLGDVTIGFNYDATSLSAAAARLLEHLRQGLQQCQLYLPPKRV; encoded by the coding sequence ATGAAAAACCTGCCGACGGATTTGCTGCGTACCTTTGTGACCATCAATGACCTGGGCGGTTTTACCCAGGCGGGGGAGGTGCTGGGGCGGTCGCAGCCTGCGGTCAGCCTGCAGGTCAAGCGGCTCGAGGAGCTGGTGGCGGTGCAGCTGTTCAATCGTGCCCAGGGGCTGCGCCTGACCGAAGAGGGGCAGATGCTCTATGGTTATGCCCGCAAGATTCTGGACCTGAACGATACTGCGGTATCACGGTTGATGACACCGGCGGTGAGCGGCTCGGTGCGCCTGGGAATTCCCAATGATTTTGAGGTGTCTTTTCTGCCCATGACGCTGTCGAAATTCTCCCGCGCCTATCCCAACGTAATGCTGGATGTCAGCAGCGATCTGAGTGTGAACCTGCGGCGGGACTATCTGCGCGGCGCCTACGATCTGGTGATGAGCATGGATGAGCATCCGTCGTCGCAGATACCCGCGGACGAGGCCATCGTCGAGCCGCTGGCCTGGGTCAGTAGCCCGGGTTTTCGGCTCGACGCCGCTGAACCGGTGCCCCTGGTGCTGTACCCCAAGGGGTGCGTCTATCGGCACCATGTGACGGAGGCGCTGAACGAGGCCGGGATTGCCTGGCGTATCCTCTACTGCACGTCGAGCCTGCTGGGGATTCAGTCGGCCATCGAGGCTGGACTTGGGGTCAGCGCACTGGCCAGCAATACGGTGCCGGGTGTGCTGCGGGCCGACAAGACGCTCGGGCACCTGCCGTCCCTGGGTGATGTGACCATCGGCTTCAATTATGACGCTACCAGCCTGTCGGCGGCCGCGGCGCGCCTGCTGGAGCATCTGCGCCAGGGGCTGCAGCAGTGCCAGCTGTACCTGCCACCCAAGCGTGTCTGA
- a CDS encoding tripartite tricarboxylate transporter permease: METLNFLATGFAVALAPMNLMLVLVGCFMGTLIGSLPGIGPINGVAILLPLAYAMGFPPESALILLAGVYYGAEYGGRISSILLNVPGDAGAIMTTLDGYPMSKRGEGGRALALSAVSSFAGSMGALLMMVASAPLLSQFAIQFGPTEYVWLMVFAFTCLATMVGSRPVKTMVGVMIGLLLATVGVDSGTGVLRFTLGIPNFFDGVDFLVVVIGLFAISEVLALLEQWARKDLVITPVGKSFVSLADLLAVKWVVLRSTVIGFLIGVLPGTGASIASAVAYGTEKRIAEGDDDQFGKGDIRGLAAPEAANNASAAGSMVPMLTLGIPGSGTTAILLGALMMFNITPGPLLFEQQPQIAWGLIASMFIGNIALLVMNLPMIGLFVRLLSIRQAYLVPVIVMLTFVGIYSIHGDSFDLFFMVLLGVFGFLLRKLHFSLAPVILGLVLGEVLEENLRRALSISGGDWGILFNGPMAYTLAVATAAALLAPSLWRWYKKSAKNGVKPGASLADSGD; encoded by the coding sequence ATGGAAACACTGAATTTTCTGGCGACCGGTTTTGCGGTCGCCCTGGCACCGATGAACCTGATGCTCGTGCTGGTGGGCTGTTTCATGGGTACCCTGATCGGTTCCCTGCCGGGCATCGGTCCTATCAATGGTGTCGCGATCCTGTTGCCATTGGCCTACGCCATGGGATTTCCACCGGAGTCCGCACTCATCCTGCTGGCCGGTGTTTACTACGGCGCGGAATACGGTGGCCGGATCTCCAGCATTCTGCTGAATGTCCCCGGTGATGCCGGTGCCATCATGACAACCCTTGACGGCTATCCAATGTCCAAGCGCGGTGAAGGCGGGCGGGCACTGGCGTTGTCAGCGGTGTCATCTTTTGCCGGCAGTATGGGCGCGCTGCTGATGATGGTTGCATCGGCGCCGCTGCTCAGCCAGTTCGCAATACAGTTCGGCCCGACCGAATATGTCTGGCTGATGGTGTTTGCCTTTACCTGTCTGGCGACGATGGTCGGCAGCCGCCCGGTGAAAACCATGGTGGGGGTCATGATCGGCCTGCTGCTGGCCACTGTGGGGGTTGATTCGGGTACCGGTGTGCTCCGGTTTACCCTGGGCATTCCCAACTTCTTCGATGGCGTGGATTTTCTGGTGGTGGTGATCGGTCTCTTTGCCATCAGTGAAGTGCTGGCCCTGCTGGAGCAGTGGGCGCGCAAGGACCTCGTCATTACCCCGGTGGGTAAGAGCTTTGTCAGCCTTGCCGATCTGCTGGCCGTCAAATGGGTGGTACTGCGCTCTACGGTTATTGGCTTTCTGATTGGCGTATTGCCAGGCACAGGCGCGTCGATTGCCAGTGCGGTGGCCTATGGCACCGAAAAACGCATCGCCGAAGGTGACGATGACCAGTTTGGCAAGGGTGACATCCGTGGCCTGGCCGCGCCGGAAGCGGCCAATAACGCTTCGGCTGCCGGTTCCATGGTGCCAATGCTGACCCTGGGCATTCCTGGCAGTGGTACGACCGCGATTCTGCTGGGTGCCTTGATGATGTTCAATATCACGCCCGGGCCACTGCTGTTTGAACAGCAGCCACAGATCGCCTGGGGGCTTATTGCGTCGATGTTCATTGGCAATATTGCACTGCTGGTGATGAACTTGCCGATGATCGGGCTCTTTGTGCGCCTGCTGTCGATTCGCCAGGCGTACCTGGTGCCGGTAATTGTCATGCTGACCTTTGTGGGCATCTATTCGATTCACGGTGACAGTTTCGACCTGTTCTTTATGGTGTTGCTCGGCGTGTTTGGCTTCCTGTTGCGCAAGCTGCATTTCTCCCTGGCCCCGGTCATCCTGGGCCTGGTGCTGGGCGAAGTGCTGGAGGAAAACCTGCGTCGGGCACTGTCGATCAGTGGCGGCGACTGGGGGATCCTGTTCAACGGTCCCATGGCGTATACCCTGGCGGTTGCTACGGCCGCTGCGCTGCTGGCACCGAGCCTGTGGCGCTGGTATAAAAAATCCGCAAAGAATGGAGTGAAACCTGGGGCATCGCTGGCCGACAGCGGGGACTGA
- a CDS encoding tripartite tricarboxylate transporter TctB family protein → MYDRIFAGALLLLSGLVAWAALSLDVPFQYEPLGPKAFPVILAVLLAIAALWLMYRPSRNDWHPNAAILAKLAGGLCLMVLYAVLFESAGFILATFVVGSLFSWLFGERPLRAAGYALVMSLGSYFLLKDLLQLNVPAGVLVGG, encoded by the coding sequence ATGTATGACCGCATCTTTGCGGGTGCCTTGCTGCTGCTGTCCGGGCTTGTCGCCTGGGCAGCGCTCAGCCTGGATGTCCCCTTTCAGTACGAACCTCTGGGGCCCAAGGCCTTCCCGGTAATACTCGCAGTCTTGCTGGCGATCGCAGCCCTCTGGCTGATGTATCGCCCAAGCAGGAATGACTGGCACCCCAATGCCGCCATTCTGGCAAAGCTGGCCGGTGGACTCTGCCTGATGGTGCTCTATGCCGTGCTGTTCGAATCCGCCGGTTTTATTCTTGCCACCTTTGTGGTGGGCTCCCTGTTCAGCTGGTTGTTCGGCGAAAGGCCGTTGCGGGCCGCCGGTTACGCACTGGTGATGAGTCTTGGCAGCTATTTCCTGCTCAAGGATCTGCTGCAGCTCAATGTACCCGCCGGCGTGCTGGTTGGAGGTTAA
- a CDS encoding endonuclease/exonuclease/phosphatase family protein: MTLTLFLLASLFIALLTLLPLWNHEAWWVRGLDFPRVQLISLILGTLLLAVWLLDLSRPQSLALITLNLACLAYHAWWVFPYSRLHAVEVKASTPDTAMQPLSILTSNVLASNRHADCLIDLVNQHKPDILVTLESDNWWQQQLDTLAADYPHSIRCPLDNLYGMHVYSRLPLQESTIEYLVEPDVPSMHTQILLPNGARVRAHFLHPAPPSPTENEASAERDAELLAVARSVADNTLPVVVTGDLNDVAWSSTTRLFRKISGLRDPRIGRGMFNTFHAEHWFIRWPLDHIFHSHHFRVLELQRLCLKGSDHFALLSRLDLRHGEDNGERRLHPTPEDSARADIKMQNQDVAKSDVPVPAK; the protein is encoded by the coding sequence ATGACACTGACGCTTTTTCTGCTGGCCAGCCTGTTCATCGCACTGCTGACCCTGCTGCCCCTGTGGAACCACGAAGCCTGGTGGGTTCGCGGGCTGGATTTTCCCCGCGTGCAACTGATCAGCCTGATCCTGGGCACGCTGCTGCTTGCCGTCTGGCTGCTCGACCTTTCCCGCCCGCAGAGCCTGGCACTGATCACCCTGAACCTGGCCTGCCTTGCCTATCACGCCTGGTGGGTCTTCCCCTACAGCAGGCTGCATGCTGTCGAGGTAAAAGCCTCGACGCCCGACACCGCAATGCAGCCCCTGAGCATTCTCACGTCCAATGTCCTGGCCAGTAACCGCCATGCCGACTGCCTGATAGACCTCGTCAACCAACACAAGCCCGATATTCTGGTGACGCTGGAATCCGATAACTGGTGGCAACAGCAGCTGGACACACTGGCAGCGGACTACCCCCACAGTATCCGGTGCCCACTGGATAACCTGTATGGCATGCATGTGTACTCGCGTCTGCCACTGCAGGAAAGTACCATCGAATACCTGGTGGAGCCCGACGTCCCCTCGATGCACACCCAGATCCTGCTGCCCAATGGCGCCCGGGTCCGGGCCCATTTCCTGCACCCGGCACCGCCGAGCCCGACCGAAAATGAAGCCTCGGCCGAGCGCGATGCCGAACTGCTGGCCGTGGCCAGAAGCGTGGCTGACAACACCCTGCCGGTGGTGGTCACCGGCGATCTCAACGATGTAGCCTGGTCCTCCACCACCCGCCTGTTCCGCAAGATCAGTGGCCTGCGCGACCCGCGTATCGGCCGCGGCATGTTCAATACCTTCCACGCCGAACACTGGTTTATCCGCTGGCCGCTGGATCATATTTTTCACAGCCATCACTTTCGGGTGCTCGAGCTGCAACGCCTGTGCCTCAAGGGCTCCGATCACTTCGCGCTGCTCAGCCGCCTCGATTTAAGGCACGGCGAGGATAACGGTGAACGCAGGCTGCACCCCACCCCCGAAGACAGCGCGCGCGCTGACATCAAAATGCAGAACCAGGACGTGGCAAAAAGCGACGTCCCCGTTCCCGCGAAATAG
- a CDS encoding sensor histidine kinase → MSTTEPDYSLRRRLLSRTAILLLMVLLLLSAGVWHYARQAADFSYDRLLNSASLSIIEGVFVRNGQPDLDLPYAAMEMMQLAPSDKVFYRVTDQAGALITGYPDLPQPPNFEPSHEPHFYNGDYNGDALRLVMQSKRLTEAGASGWVHVTLAQTRNARQELLADMLYKALLTLAGIMLLTLAIVWLGINRALQPLSLISRTLQLRTPSDTRRLSATPIQEIAPLVEAINSYQQQLLQNLDTMKMFIADASHQIRTALSATQAQLDIATQVADPATLPHRLEKIRQEHVRLTRLTNQLLAHAMVVHRGDTQHLEPVDIDTLLKQVLTECVRDHAHLDIEFGYHCSCDTRVCAADRVSLREAIRNLLDNAVRYGPDNNQISLTLATAPNAGLDIIVDDSGPGIPPHLRRQALQRFSRLTAAKEGSGLGLAIVQAVMQAHDGELIIESSPANGLRVRLRLAGQRA, encoded by the coding sequence ATGTCAACGACTGAGCCGGACTATTCGCTGCGCCGCCGCCTGCTGTCGCGTACCGCGATACTGTTGCTGATGGTATTGCTGCTGCTCAGTGCGGGTGTCTGGCACTACGCCCGACAGGCCGCGGACTTCTCCTACGACCGGCTGCTCAACAGTGCCAGCCTGTCGATCATCGAAGGCGTCTTCGTGCGCAATGGCCAGCCCGACCTCGACCTTCCCTATGCCGCCATGGAAATGATGCAGCTGGCGCCCAGCGACAAGGTCTTTTACCGGGTCACTGATCAGGCGGGAGCACTGATCACCGGCTATCCGGATCTGCCTCAGCCGCCGAACTTTGAACCCTCCCACGAACCTCATTTTTACAACGGCGATTACAACGGCGATGCCCTGCGCCTGGTGATGCAGAGCAAGCGCCTCACCGAAGCAGGGGCTTCCGGCTGGGTGCATGTCACCCTGGCCCAGACCCGCAACGCCCGCCAGGAGCTGCTGGCCGACATGCTCTACAAGGCGCTGCTGACCCTTGCGGGCATCATGCTGCTGACCCTTGCCATCGTCTGGCTGGGCATCAATCGCGCACTGCAGCCGTTAAGTCTCATTTCTCGCACACTGCAGCTGCGCACCCCCTCCGATACACGCCGCCTCAGCGCGACACCGATCCAGGAGATAGCCCCGCTGGTCGAAGCCATCAACAGCTATCAACAGCAATTGCTGCAAAACCTCGATACCATGAAAATGTTCATTGCCGACGCCAGCCACCAGATCCGCACGGCCCTGAGCGCCACCCAGGCGCAGCTCGATATCGCCACGCAGGTCGCCGACCCGGCCACGCTACCCCACAGGCTGGAAAAGATTCGCCAGGAGCATGTGCGCCTGACCCGCCTCACCAATCAATTGCTGGCCCACGCCATGGTGGTACATCGCGGGGATACCCAGCATCTGGAGCCCGTCGATATTGATACCCTGCTCAAACAGGTTCTGACCGAATGCGTGCGCGATCACGCCCACCTGGACATCGAGTTTGGCTACCACTGCAGTTGCGACACCCGCGTTTGTGCAGCGGATCGCGTCAGCCTGCGTGAAGCCATCCGCAACCTGCTCGACAATGCCGTGCGCTACGGGCCCGACAACAACCAGATCAGCCTGACACTGGCAACCGCCCCCAATGCTGGCCTCGATATCATCGTCGATGACAGCGGGCCCGGCATCCCGCCCCACCTGCGCCGCCAGGCCCTGCAGCGCTTCAGTCGATTAACCGCCGCCAAAGAAGGATCGGGCCTGGGGCTCGCCATCGTGCAGGCCGTGATGCAGGCTCACGACGGTGAGTTAATCATTGAAAGCAGCCCGGCAAACGGCCTCAGGGTCAGGCTGCGGCTAGCGGGACAACGCGCATGA
- a CDS encoding Bug family tripartite tricarboxylate transporter substrate binding protein — protein MKLNMGALMLTGGLTLAMNAVAFEPSKPECIAPAKPGGGFDLTCRIVSNGFADAGLLKAPMAVTFMPGGVGAVAYNHINGVRPDDGNALVAFSSGSLLNIAQGKFGKDLDENDARWVGAAGVDYGAIMVKADAPWNTLQELVADIKKDPTKFVVGAGGGVGSQDWMKAAILMKSSAVDPKSMRYVAYEGGGEALAALMGGHIQVYPGDAGEMQGQLEAGKVRVLAIMSPERLDGEFAAIPTATEQGIDAQWTILRGFYLGPKVSDEAYQYWASEFGKAYESEAFLAAVADKGLMPFKMQGPEFDSYVRERVGYMRALAREAGLIE, from the coding sequence ATGAAGCTAAACATGGGTGCCTTGATGCTGACCGGTGGCCTGACTCTGGCCATGAATGCAGTGGCGTTTGAACCGTCCAAGCCCGAGTGTATTGCCCCGGCCAAGCCGGGTGGCGGCTTTGACCTGACCTGCCGGATTGTATCCAACGGCTTTGCCGACGCGGGCCTGCTCAAGGCTCCGATGGCAGTTACCTTTATGCCCGGTGGTGTCGGGGCAGTGGCCTACAACCATATCAATGGTGTGCGTCCCGATGATGGCAACGCGCTGGTGGCATTCAGTTCCGGTTCGCTGCTGAACATTGCGCAGGGCAAGTTTGGCAAGGATCTCGATGAAAATGATGCCCGCTGGGTGGGTGCCGCCGGGGTCGATTACGGCGCCATCATGGTGAAGGCCGATGCCCCCTGGAATACGCTGCAGGAGCTGGTTGCGGATATCAAAAAGGATCCGACCAAGTTCGTTGTCGGTGCCGGCGGCGGGGTTGGCAGCCAGGACTGGATGAAAGCGGCGATTCTGATGAAATCATCGGCTGTGGACCCCAAATCCATGCGTTACGTCGCCTACGAGGGCGGCGGTGAGGCACTGGCCGCCCTGATGGGCGGGCATATACAGGTGTACCCGGGGGATGCCGGCGAGATGCAGGGGCAGCTCGAAGCCGGCAAGGTGCGGGTGCTGGCGATCATGTCGCCGGAGCGCCTGGACGGCGAGTTTGCCGCCATTCCGACGGCAACGGAGCAGGGTATTGATGCGCAGTGGACCATCTTGCGCGGCTTTTATCTCGGCCCGAAGGTGTCCGATGAGGCCTATCAATACTGGGCATCCGAGTTTGGCAAGGCTTATGAAAGCGAAGCCTTTCTGGCGGCCGTTGCCGACAAGGGACTGATGCCGTTCAAAATGCAGGGGCCGGAGTTCGATAGCTATGTCCGCGAACGGGTGGGCTACATGCGTGCTCTGGCCCGCGAAGCCGGCTTGATTGAGTGA
- a CDS encoding response regulator transcription factor: MRMLLIEDNDTLADACREYFCNLGHPLDWAGSVEQAERNLSFDDFDLLILDINLPGRSGYQLLQSLRAQGRRIPVLVLTARAEVDDRVSALDLGADDYLVKPFDFRELAARCRALLRRERGDASNLMRYGNLSYDLAAQTVRINDQPVDLRPREIQLLELFLKNLDRILTKDDIANRLYTFNEAYTPNAIEQALTRLRKQLADSTLIIKTIRGLGYLAHVND, encoded by the coding sequence ATGCGCATGCTACTCATTGAAGACAACGACACCCTCGCCGACGCCTGCCGGGAATACTTCTGCAATCTCGGCCATCCGCTGGACTGGGCAGGCTCGGTCGAGCAGGCCGAACGCAACCTGTCGTTTGACGATTTCGACCTGCTGATACTGGATATCAATCTGCCGGGGCGCAGCGGCTATCAGCTGCTGCAGAGCCTGAGGGCCCAGGGCCGCCGGATTCCGGTGCTGGTACTGACCGCCCGGGCGGAAGTCGACGATCGCGTCAGCGCACTGGACCTGGGCGCCGACGATTATCTGGTCAAGCCGTTCGATTTTCGGGAACTGGCGGCCCGCTGCCGGGCGCTGCTGCGGCGCGAACGGGGAGACGCCAGCAACCTGATGCGATATGGCAACCTCAGCTACGATCTGGCCGCACAAACCGTGCGCATCAACGACCAGCCCGTCGACCTGCGCCCCCGGGAAATACAGCTGCTGGAGCTGTTTCTGAAAAATCTCGACCGTATTCTGACCAAGGACGACATCGCCAACCGGCTTTACACCTTTAACGAAGCCTATACCCCCAATGCGATTGAGCAGGCCCTGACCCGCCTGCGCAAACAGCTGGCGGACTCAACCCTGATCATCAAGACCATCCGCGGCCTGGGGTATCTCGCCCATGTCAACGACTGA